One Neisseria sicca genomic region harbors:
- the atpB gene encoding F0F1 ATP synthase subunit A, with protein MAGDKITATDYITHHLQSLTSLSDVAKGQGLDNIADFSFINIDAIFFSVLLGVIGSFLLLRGARKATAGVPGRFQAAVEILFEFVDDMCKSIIHNEQSRKAIAPLGLTLFVWIFLMNAMDMLPVDLFPWLWQNIITGNHHALLRIVPTADLNTTLALAIGVLVICIFYNIKIKGIRGWIHELFSAPFGAKLAPANFLLNLVEFLSKTVSHGMRLFGNMYAGELVFLLIALLGGAWATSGSVEVLDPILFGFHILAGLAWAIFHILVITLQAFIFMALAFVYIGQAHDAH; from the coding sequence ATGGCAGGTGACAAAATTACTGCTACTGATTACATCACGCACCACTTGCAAAGTTTGACCAGCCTTTCCGATGTCGCTAAAGGACAAGGCTTGGATAATATTGCTGATTTTTCTTTTATTAATATTGATGCAATATTTTTCTCTGTATTGTTGGGTGTAATCGGAAGTTTCCTACTTTTGCGTGGGGCCAGGAAGGCGACGGCGGGTGTGCCCGGGCGTTTTCAGGCTGCCGTCGAGATTTTGTTTGAGTTTGTGGATGATATGTGTAAAAGCATTATTCACAACGAGCAATCTCGAAAAGCCATTGCTCCGTTAGGCTTGACGCTGTTTGTATGGATTTTCCTGATGAATGCCATGGATATGCTGCCGGTCGATTTGTTCCCGTGGCTGTGGCAAAACATTATTACCGGTAACCATCATGCATTGTTGCGTATCGTACCGACCGCAGATTTGAATACTACATTAGCGTTGGCTATCGGCGTCTTGGTGATTTGTATTTTTTACAATATCAAAATCAAAGGTATCCGTGGTTGGATTCATGAGTTGTTCAGCGCTCCGTTCGGCGCCAAACTTGCTCCCGCCAACTTCCTTTTGAATCTGGTCGAATTCCTCTCTAAAACAGTTTCTCACGGTATGCGGTTGTTCGGTAACATGTATGCCGGCGAGCTGGTGTTCCTTCTGATTGCTTTGCTGGGTGGCGCTTGGGCGACATCTGGAAGCGTTGAAGTGTTGGATCCGATTCTGTTTGGTTTCCACATCCTTGCCGGATTGGCATGGGCGATTTTCCATATCTTGGTGATTACCCTGCAGGCATTTATCTTTATGGCCTTGGCGTTTGTCTATATCGGACAAGCTCATGATGCACATTAA
- a CDS encoding F0F1 ATP synthase subunit B: MNINATLFAQIIVFFGLVWFTMKFVWPPIAKALDERAAKIAEGLAAAERGKSDFEQAEKKVAELLAEGRNQVSEMVANAEKRAAKIVEEAKEQATVEAVRITAQAKADAQQEMNRAREVLREQVAALAVKGAESILRSEVDTSKHAQLLSALKQEL, from the coding sequence GTGAATATTAATGCAACCTTATTCGCTCAAATCATCGTCTTTTTCGGTTTGGTTTGGTTTACCATGAAATTCGTGTGGCCGCCAATCGCAAAAGCATTGGATGAGCGTGCCGCAAAAATTGCCGAAGGCTTGGCTGCTGCCGAGCGCGGTAAGAGCGATTTTGAACAGGCAGAGAAGAAAGTTGCAGAACTCTTGGCTGAAGGGCGTAACCAAGTTTCCGAAATGGTAGCAAACGCCGAAAAACGTGCCGCCAAAATCGTAGAAGAAGCGAAAGAGCAAGCTACTGTCGAGGCGGTGCGGATTACAGCACAAGCTAAAGCTGATGCCCAGCAAGAAATGAATCGTGCACGCGAAGTTTTGCGTGAACAAGTTGCTGCGTTGGCGGTTAAAGGTGCAGAGTCTATTTTGCGCAGTGAAGTAGATACTTCAAAACATGCGCAGCTGCTCAGCGCTTTAAAACAGGAGCTGTAA
- a CDS encoding F0F1 ATP synthase subunit epsilon: MSIMRVEVVSSEQNIYSGEASFVVVPTVQGELGIYPRHEPIMSLVRPGALRLTVPGEAEEVLVAVSGGVLEVQPNQLTVLADVAVRSSEMDRERAEAAKKAAETGISQAKDDKSLAEAHKALAAAIAQLKTLDYLRSHKNK; the protein is encoded by the coding sequence ATGAGCATCATGCGAGTTGAAGTGGTAAGTAGCGAGCAGAACATCTATTCAGGCGAAGCCAGTTTTGTAGTGGTTCCAACTGTTCAAGGTGAGCTCGGTATTTATCCGCGACACGAGCCGATTATGAGTTTGGTACGTCCCGGTGCATTGCGTTTGACCGTGCCGGGCGAAGCCGAAGAAGTGCTTGTTGCAGTGTCCGGCGGAGTGCTGGAAGTGCAGCCCAACCAACTTACTGTGTTGGCGGATGTTGCCGTACGCAGTTCCGAGATGGATCGGGAGCGCGCGGAAGCTGCCAAGAAGGCGGCGGAAACCGGCATTTCTCAAGCCAAAGACGATAAATCGCTGGCTGAAGCACACAAAGCCTTGGCCGCAGCGATTGCCCAGCTCAAAACCTTGGATTATCTTCGTTCGCACAAAAACAAATAA
- the atpG gene encoding F0F1 ATP synthase subunit gamma, with translation MAVGKEILTKIRSVQNTQKITKAMQMVSTSKMRKTQERMRLARPYAEKVRTVMSHLARTHEDHGIKLLAPHRETRRVGFILITSDKGLCGGLNANVLKKFLAQVQEYQEQGIEVDVVCLGSKGLAACQNIGLNVIASAINLGDTPKMELLLGPLTEIFQRYEKHELDKIHLVYSCFVNTMRQEPRLEVLLPIGENVIEDEESYSSFSWEYRYEPSPVAVLEYLVRRYLESVVYQALSDNMASEQAARMVAMKAATDNAGNAIKELRLVYNKSRQAAITTELSEIVAGAAAV, from the coding sequence ATGGCAGTCGGAAAAGAGATTCTCACCAAGATCCGTAGTGTTCAAAATACCCAAAAGATCACTAAAGCGATGCAGATGGTGTCAACCTCTAAAATGCGGAAGACTCAGGAACGGATGCGCTTGGCGCGTCCGTATGCCGAAAAAGTGCGGACAGTTATGAGTCATTTGGCGCGAACTCATGAAGATCACGGTATTAAATTGTTGGCACCTCATCGTGAAACACGTCGGGTAGGTTTCATTTTAATCACCTCTGATAAAGGTCTTTGCGGTGGTTTGAACGCGAATGTTTTGAAGAAATTCTTAGCGCAAGTCCAAGAATACCAAGAACAAGGCATTGAAGTTGATGTCGTCTGTTTAGGTAGTAAAGGTTTGGCAGCTTGTCAAAATATCGGTTTGAACGTTATTGCCAGTGCGATTAATTTGGGTGATACCCCAAAAATGGAATTGCTGCTTGGTCCATTGACTGAAATCTTCCAACGTTACGAGAAGCATGAGTTAGATAAAATACATTTAGTATATTCGTGTTTTGTGAATACCATGCGTCAAGAACCACGATTGGAGGTTCTGCTGCCTATCGGCGAAAATGTGATAGAAGACGAGGAGAGTTATTCTTCATTCAGTTGGGAATACCGTTATGAGCCAAGTCCTGTCGCAGTGTTGGAATATCTGGTTCGCCGCTATTTAGAGTCTGTGGTTTACCAAGCATTGAGTGACAATATGGCATCTGAGCAAGCTGCGCGTATGGTGGCAATGAAAGCAGCCACCGACAATGCAGGCAATGCCATTAAAGAGTTGCGTTTGGTATATAACAAATCGCGTCAAGCTGCGATTACCACGGAATTGTCAGAAATTGTAGCAGGTGCAGCGGCAGTTTAA
- a CDS encoding F0F1 ATP synthase subunit delta codes for MAEFATIARPYAKALFNLAQEKNQIESWLGGLEELAAVVQNQKVISFLEQPEINTSEKVNVLAELVELKSDELKNFITVLAEQKRLPVLPEVYAQYQALTLSFNHTKSAVIYSAYPLTEDQLAELAEILKKRFDSKLQITTEVAPELIGGVKVEVGDQVLDLSVRGKLNALYATMTN; via the coding sequence ATGGCTGAGTTCGCAACGATTGCCAGACCTTATGCGAAAGCATTGTTTAATCTGGCGCAGGAAAAAAACCAAATTGAGTCTTGGTTGGGCGGACTGGAAGAATTAGCCGCGGTTGTTCAAAATCAGAAAGTAATTTCTTTTCTTGAGCAACCTGAAATCAATACTTCTGAAAAGGTAAATGTACTTGCCGAACTCGTTGAATTAAAAAGTGATGAATTGAAGAATTTCATTACTGTTCTGGCAGAGCAAAAACGTTTGCCTGTATTGCCTGAAGTCTATGCTCAATATCAAGCTTTAACCTTGTCATTCAATCATACTAAGTCCGCTGTGATTTACAGTGCTTATCCATTGACTGAAGATCAATTGGCTGAGTTGGCTGAAATATTGAAAAAACGCTTCGACAGTAAGTTGCAGATTACAACTGAAGTCGCGCCTGAATTAATTGGCGGTGTCAAAGTTGAAGTGGGTGACCAGGTCTTGGATTTGTCGGTGCGGGGTAAATTGAATGCCCTGTATGCGACTATGACAAATTAG
- the atpE gene encoding F0F1 ATP synthase subunit C, whose translation MGLVAIACGLIVALGALGASIGIAMVGSKYLESSARQPELIGPLQTKLFLIAGLIDAAFLIGVAIALLFAFVKPFGA comes from the coding sequence ATGGGTTTGGTAGCAATTGCATGTGGTTTGATCGTAGCATTGGGTGCATTGGGTGCCTCTATCGGTATCGCAATGGTCGGTTCCAAATATCTGGAGTCTTCTGCTCGTCAACCTGAATTGATTGGTCCGCTGCAAACTAAATTGTTCCTGATTGCTGGTCTGATTGATGCCGCATTCCTGATTGGTGTGGCTATTGCACTGTTGTTCGCCTTCGTTAAACCATTTGGTGCATAA
- the atpA gene encoding F0F1 ATP synthase subunit alpha produces the protein MQLNPAEISDLIKAKIENLSGNTEVRTRGTVISVTDGIVRIHGLSDAMQGEMLEFPGNTFGLAMNLERDSVGAVVLGEYEHIKEGDTVTCTGRILEVPVGRELVGRVVDALGRPIDGKGPINTSSTAPIEKIAPGVIARKSVDQPMQTGLKAIDSMVPIGRGQRELIIGDRQTGKTAVALDAIVNQKGTGVICIYVAIGQKASSIANVVRKLEEHGAMEHTIVVAATASEAAALQYIAPYAGCTMGEFFRDRGEDALIVYDDLSKQAVAYRQISLLLRRPPGREAYPGDVFYLHSRLLERAARVNEHEVEKLTNGEVKGKTGSLTALPIIETQAGDVSAFVPTNVISITDGQIFLETDLFNAGIRPAINAGISVSRVGGAAQTKVIKKLGGGIRLALAQYRELAAFSQFASDLDEATRKQLQHGEVVTELMKQKQFSTLDTAEMALTLWAINNGSYEDVPVSKALAFEAEFLSFVRTQHPGVLEAINASGAMSDESEKALTEAMNSFKSSYAYQA, from the coding sequence ATGCAGCTTAATCCTGCTGAAATTAGCGATTTGATTAAAGCTAAAATTGAAAATCTGTCTGGAAATACAGAAGTACGTACCCGTGGTACGGTTATTTCTGTAACAGACGGTATTGTTCGTATTCATGGCTTGTCAGACGCAATGCAAGGTGAGATGCTCGAATTCCCGGGTAACACTTTCGGTTTGGCGATGAACTTGGAGCGCGACTCCGTCGGCGCCGTAGTGTTGGGTGAATACGAACATATTAAAGAAGGCGACACAGTTACTTGTACCGGTCGTATTTTGGAAGTACCTGTCGGTCGTGAGTTGGTTGGTCGCGTTGTAGATGCGCTGGGTCGCCCGATTGATGGCAAAGGTCCGATCAACACATCTTCCACAGCGCCAATCGAAAAAATTGCACCGGGTGTAATTGCCCGTAAATCAGTTGACCAACCTATGCAAACCGGTCTGAAGGCCATTGACTCAATGGTTCCGATTGGTCGCGGTCAACGTGAGCTGATCATTGGTGACCGTCAAACAGGTAAAACAGCCGTAGCATTGGATGCTATTGTCAACCAAAAAGGTACGGGCGTTATCTGTATTTATGTTGCAATCGGTCAAAAAGCATCTTCTATTGCCAACGTAGTACGCAAATTGGAAGAGCATGGCGCAATGGAGCACACTATTGTGGTTGCGGCGACTGCTTCTGAAGCTGCGGCTTTGCAATATATCGCACCTTATGCAGGTTGTACGATGGGCGAGTTTTTCCGCGACCGCGGTGAAGACGCATTGATTGTATATGATGACTTGTCCAAACAAGCTGTTGCTTACCGTCAAATTTCCCTGTTGCTGCGCCGTCCTCCCGGTCGTGAAGCATATCCTGGCGACGTTTTCTATCTTCACTCCCGCTTGTTGGAGCGTGCTGCCCGTGTAAATGAGCACGAGGTTGAAAAACTGACTAATGGCGAAGTGAAGGGCAAAACAGGCTCTCTGACTGCATTGCCGATTATTGAAACGCAAGCCGGCGACGTCTCTGCATTCGTACCGACAAACGTGATTTCGATTACCGACGGTCAGATTTTCTTGGAAACTGACTTGTTTAACGCCGGTATCCGTCCTGCGATTAATGCCGGTATTTCGGTATCGCGCGTAGGTGGTGCTGCGCAAACCAAAGTAATTAAAAAACTGGGTGGCGGTATCCGTTTGGCACTTGCCCAATATCGTGAGTTGGCAGCCTTCTCGCAATTTGCTTCCGATTTGGATGAAGCTACACGCAAACAGCTGCAACACGGTGAAGTGGTTACTGAATTGATGAAGCAAAAACAATTCAGCACTTTGGATACAGCTGAAATGGCTTTGACCTTGTGGGCCATTAATAATGGTTCTTACGAAGATGTACCGGTATCCAAGGCATTGGCTTTCGAAGCGGAATTTTTGAGCTTTGTACGCACTCAGCATCCTGGTGTTTTAGAAGCAATCAACGCATCAGGTGCGATGTCCGATGAAAGTGAAAAAGCATTGACCGAAGCCATGAATTCTTTCAAATCTTCTTATGCTTACCAAGCCTAA
- the atpD gene encoding F0F1 ATP synthase subunit beta, which yields MSQGKIVQIIGAVVDVEFPRDAIPRVYDALKLDANGLTLEVQQLLGDGVVRTIAMGSSDGLKRGMTVSNTGAPITVPVGKGTLGRIVDVLGTPVDEAGPIDTDKHRAIHQTAPKFDELSATTELLETGIKVIDLLCPFAKGGKVGLFGGAGVGKTVNMMELINNIAKAHSGLSVFAGVGERTREGNDFYHEMKDSNVLDKVAMVYGQMNEPPGNRLRVALTGLTMAEYFRDEKDESGKGRDVLFFVDNIYRYTLAGTEVSALLGRMPSAVGYQPTLAEEMGRLQERITSTQTGSITSIQAVYVPADDLTDPSPATTFAHLDATVVLSRDIASLGIYPAVDPLDSTSRQLDPMVLGQEHYDVARGVQSTLQKYKELRDIIAILGMDELSDEDKLTVMRARKIQRFLSQPFHVAEVFTGSPGKYVSLRDTIAGFKAILNGEYDHLPEQAFYMVGGIEEAVEKAKTLN from the coding sequence ATGAGCCAAGGCAAAATCGTACAAATTATTGGTGCGGTAGTTGACGTGGAGTTTCCGCGTGATGCCATTCCGCGTGTTTACGACGCCCTGAAATTGGATGCAAACGGCCTGACTTTGGAAGTGCAACAGCTTCTGGGTGACGGCGTAGTTCGTACTATTGCAATGGGTAGTTCGGATGGTTTGAAACGCGGCATGACTGTAAGCAATACAGGTGCGCCGATTACAGTACCGGTAGGTAAAGGTACTTTGGGACGTATTGTCGATGTATTGGGTACGCCTGTTGATGAAGCAGGTCCGATTGATACCGACAAACACCGTGCCATCCATCAGACAGCTCCGAAATTTGATGAACTGTCTGCGACTACTGAGCTGCTGGAAACCGGCATTAAAGTGATTGACTTGCTGTGTCCGTTTGCCAAAGGCGGTAAAGTAGGTCTGTTCGGTGGTGCCGGTGTAGGCAAAACCGTCAACATGATGGAATTAATTAACAACATCGCCAAAGCGCATAGCGGTTTGTCCGTGTTCGCAGGTGTGGGTGAGCGTACCCGTGAAGGTAATGACTTCTACCACGAGATGAAAGATTCCAACGTATTGGACAAAGTAGCGATGGTTTACGGTCAGATGAACGAACCCCCGGGTAACCGTCTGCGTGTAGCCTTGACCGGTTTGACGATGGCCGAATACTTCCGTGATGAAAAAGACGAAAGCGGCAAAGGCCGTGACGTATTGTTCTTCGTGGACAATATTTACCGTTACACCCTGGCCGGTACCGAAGTATCCGCATTGTTGGGTCGTATGCCTTCAGCAGTAGGTTACCAACCGACATTGGCTGAAGAAATGGGTCGTTTGCAAGAGCGTATTACCTCTACCCAAACAGGCTCCATTACTTCCATTCAAGCCGTATATGTACCTGCGGATGACTTGACTGACCCGTCTCCTGCAACGACATTTGCCCACTTGGACGCCACTGTCGTATTGAGCCGTGATATCGCCTCTTTGGGTATTTACCCCGCAGTTGACCCGCTCGATTCCACTTCGCGCCAACTGGATCCGATGGTATTGGGTCAAGAACACTATGATGTAGCCCGCGGCGTACAATCTACCTTGCAAAAATACAAAGAATTGCGCGATATTATTGCCATTCTGGGTATGGACGAATTGTCAGACGAAGATAAACTGACCGTGATGCGTGCGCGTAAGATCCAACGCTTCCTGTCGCAACCGTTCCACGTTGCCGAAGTATTTACCGGCTCTCCCGGCAAATATGTATCGCTGCGTGACACCATTGCCGGCTTTAAAGCTATCTTGAACGGTGAATACGATCATCTGCCTGAACAAGCTTTCTACATGGTAGGCGGTATCGAAGAAGCGGTCGAGAAAGCGAAAACCTTAAACTAA